A genomic stretch from Acetobacter ascendens includes:
- the fdnG gene encoding formate dehydrogenase-N subunit alpha — protein sequence MALGRREFLRNTGACVAGASAVALGFVPPIKALAQETRQYKLLRAKETRNNCTYCSVGCGLLMYSLGDGAKNAKPSIFHIEGDPDHPVSRGSLCPKGAGLVDFIHSETRLQYPSYRAPGSREWKRISWKEATDRIARLLKDDRDKNFIQRNEKGELVNRWLSTGMLASSAASNETGLLDFKFARALGILGLDCQARLCHAPTVSALGASFGRGAMTNNWVDIKNANVVLIMGGNPAEAHPVGFKWVMEAKTRNAAQVMVVDPRFNRSAAVADFYAPIRAGSDAAFMLGVINYLLTHDKIQHEYVKAYTNAALIVREDFQFHEGLFSGYDTATRSYNTTSWDYERDEQGFAKQDPTFQHPRCVLNLLRNYTSRYTPELVSQITGTPEKDFLHVCETLASTSVPDRTSTFLFALGWTHHTNGSQIIRAASMVQMLLGNVGMPGGGLNALRGHSNIQGYTDLGLLSTRLPGYMNLPKDSQQTLDAYLQAVTPKADEPKEVNYWHNAPKFFVSLMKTLWGNHATDSNNWGYDWLPKWDRSYDMLAYFERMQQGKVNGYIAQGFNPLAAMPDKNRMRDGLAKLRFLVTIDPLDTETSNFWQNEGVYNDVRPEDIQTEVFRLPSSCFAEENGSVVNSARWLQWHYAGTQPPGEAWNDGRILGTIFTKLRDLYAKEGGVCPEPVLNMQWNYQDPEDPMPEEVAKEANGYALADIQDATGKVVARKGELLPDFSVLKDDGTTASYCWVFAGSWTEAGNQMARRDNTDTGLGNTPGWAWAWPANRRLLYNRASLDPQGRPWDPRRKIIEWNGQRWGGADVPDYPLTSPPGSGVGPFIMQSEGVSRLFAGASLVDGPFPEHYEPTESPVLAPALGSKVRHNPVARQFADEIPRMGNPSEFPYVATTYSITELFRHWTKHSHLNAIMQPEQFVEIGERLAGKLGVSAGDTVRVSSRRGYIEAKAVVTKRLKRLNVMGQEVDQVGVPCHWGFKGATRKGFLANTLTPAMGDANSQTPEFKAFLVNVEKV from the coding sequence ATGGCCTTGGGGCGCAGAGAATTTTTACGGAATACTGGCGCATGTGTGGCGGGTGCTAGTGCTGTTGCGCTTGGTTTTGTACCGCCGATTAAAGCTTTGGCACAGGAAACACGCCAATATAAGCTGCTGCGTGCCAAGGAAACCCGCAACAACTGTACTTATTGTTCTGTTGGGTGCGGTTTGCTTATGTATTCTCTGGGGGATGGCGCTAAAAATGCCAAGCCCAGCATTTTTCATATTGAAGGTGACCCAGACCACCCTGTTAGCCGCGGTTCTTTGTGCCCGAAAGGCGCGGGGTTGGTGGATTTCATTCACAGCGAAACGCGCCTGCAATATCCTTCTTATCGTGCGCCCGGTAGCCGGGAATGGAAGCGCATAAGCTGGAAGGAAGCGACTGACCGTATTGCCCGCCTTTTGAAGGATGATCGGGATAAAAACTTTATTCAGCGGAATGAGAAAGGTGAACTGGTTAATCGCTGGCTGAGCACAGGTATGCTGGCATCTTCTGCGGCCAGTAATGAAACCGGGCTGCTGGATTTTAAGTTTGCGCGGGCGTTGGGTATTCTGGGGCTGGATTGTCAGGCGCGGCTTTGTCATGCCCCTACGGTTTCTGCGCTAGGTGCCAGCTTTGGCCGTGGCGCAATGACCAACAATTGGGTGGATATCAAAAACGCCAACGTTGTTCTGATTATGGGTGGTAACCCGGCAGAAGCACATCCTGTTGGTTTTAAATGGGTTATGGAAGCCAAAACCCGTAATGCCGCCCAGGTTATGGTGGTTGATCCTCGGTTTAACCGAAGCGCAGCCGTTGCAGATTTTTATGCGCCAATCCGTGCGGGTTCTGATGCCGCTTTTATGCTGGGTGTTATCAACTATCTGCTGACGCACGATAAAATTCAGCATGAATATGTAAAAGCCTACACAAACGCTGCGTTGATAGTGCGCGAAGACTTTCAGTTTCATGAAGGTCTGTTCTCGGGGTATGATACTGCTACGCGTAGCTATAATACGACCTCATGGGATTACGAGCGTGATGAACAGGGCTTTGCCAAGCAGGACCCTACATTCCAGCATCCACGTTGCGTGCTAAATCTTTTACGCAACTATACCAGCCGCTACACACCAGAACTTGTTTCTCAGATTACAGGCACGCCGGAAAAAGATTTTCTGCATGTGTGTGAAACTCTGGCATCCACTAGTGTGCCAGATCGTACATCCACATTCTTATTTGCGTTGGGCTGGACACACCATACCAATGGATCTCAGATCATTCGTGCAGCATCTATGGTGCAAATGTTGCTGGGTAATGTGGGGATGCCCGGTGGCGGCCTGAATGCTCTGCGCGGACATTCCAATATTCAAGGTTATACGGACCTCGGGCTGCTCTCAACGCGTCTGCCTGGGTATATGAATCTGCCTAAAGACAGCCAGCAAACATTGGATGCTTACCTGCAGGCAGTCACTCCAAAGGCGGATGAGCCCAAGGAAGTGAATTACTGGCATAATGCGCCCAAGTTTTTTGTGAGCTTGATGAAAACCTTATGGGGAAATCACGCCACAGATTCCAATAACTGGGGGTATGATTGGCTGCCAAAGTGGGACCGCAGTTACGATATGCTCGCCTATTTTGAGCGTATGCAGCAAGGCAAGGTAAACGGTTACATTGCGCAGGGCTTTAACCCGCTTGCAGCCATGCCGGATAAAAACCGTATGCGTGATGGCTTGGCCAAGTTGCGTTTTCTCGTCACCATAGATCCGCTGGATACAGAAACATCCAATTTCTGGCAGAACGAAGGCGTTTACAATGATGTAAGGCCTGAAGATATCCAGACAGAAGTTTTCCGTCTGCCTTCTTCCTGTTTTGCAGAAGAAAATGGCTCGGTCGTCAATTCGGCACGTTGGCTTCAGTGGCATTATGCTGGCACGCAGCCACCGGGAGAGGCTTGGAATGACGGGCGCATTCTGGGTACCATCTTTACCAAGTTGCGTGACCTGTATGCGAAGGAAGGCGGTGTATGCCCAGAACCTGTTCTGAACATGCAGTGGAACTATCAAGATCCGGAAGACCCGATGCCAGAGGAAGTGGCAAAGGAAGCCAATGGTTATGCCTTGGCAGATATTCAGGATGCCACAGGCAAAGTGGTTGCCAGAAAAGGGGAGTTGCTGCCTGATTTCTCCGTACTGAAAGATGATGGCACAACGGCCAGCTATTGCTGGGTGTTTGCGGGTTCCTGGACAGAAGCCGGTAACCAGATGGCACGGCGGGATAATACGGATACCGGCCTTGGCAATACACCAGGTTGGGCATGGGCTTGGCCTGCAAATAGGCGCTTGCTTTACAATCGTGCCTCGTTGGATCCGCAAGGCCGTCCGTGGGATCCGCGCCGCAAGATTATTGAATGGAATGGTCAGCGTTGGGGTGGAGCGGACGTGCCTGATTACCCGCTTACATCTCCGCCAGGCAGCGGTGTTGGGCCATTCATTATGCAAAGTGAAGGTGTTAGCCGCCTGTTTGCTGGGGCATCGTTGGTGGATGGGCCATTCCCCGAACATTATGAACCAACAGAAAGCCCGGTATTGGCGCCAGCGTTGGGGAGCAAAGTGCGGCACAACCCAGTGGCCCGGCAGTTCGCAGATGAAATACCACGTATGGGCAACCCTTCAGAGTTTCCATATGTGGCCACAACTTACTCTATTACAGAGCTGTTCCGGCACTGGACAAAACATTCACACCTCAACGCCATTATGCAGCCAGAGCAGTTTGTAGAAATTGGTGAACGTCTGGCTGGCAAGCTTGGTGTTTCAGCCGGTGATACGGTGCGGGTATCTTCCCGCCGAGGATATATCGAGGCCAAGGCCGTAGTCACCAAGCGGCTTAAACGCCTGAATGTGATGGGGCAGGAAGTGGATCAGGTTGGGGTGCCCTGCCATTGGGGTTTTAAAGGTGCCACACGTAAGGGCTTTTTGGCCAATACACTGACACCAGCCATGGGCGATGCAAATTCTCAAACACCAGAATTCAAGGCCTTCCTTGTTAACGTTGAAAAAGTCTGA
- a CDS encoding Ppx/GppA phosphatase family protein: protein MDRPPSWTGRSGRFVSASPPISGEEDLFAALDLGTNNCRLVVATQTAGGFRVVDSYSRMVRLGEGLHHTGKLHNAAMERTMEALQTCAERLSRWPVREIRAVATEACRRAENGKTFLQQVNQRTGFDIQIISGREEASLAVESCANLLHNPRFGPPRNRALLFDIGGGSTEIAWVRTDSARQTEELIGYLSLPVGVITLSEQFGHAYSTDDRTYRKMVEHTRHHLREFENVYRIRPEIRRKQTRLIGTSGTVTTLASLILNLPRYARAAVDGSLLPASSARLAVRTLQKMGADGIARHPCIGPDRAPFVLPGCAIFEAIHDVWPVEDIIVADRGLRDGMVLRMIRGKSGMASRRNRASLSIPPHLRHSMQATGL, encoded by the coding sequence ATGGATCGTCCCCCCTCCTGGACCGGTCGGTCTGGCAGATTTGTGTCGGCCTCTCCGCCTATAAGTGGAGAGGAAGATCTTTTTGCCGCGCTCGATCTGGGAACAAATAACTGCCGTTTAGTGGTTGCAACCCAAACAGCAGGTGGGTTTAGGGTTGTAGATAGTTATAGCCGTATGGTGCGGCTTGGAGAAGGTCTGCATCACACCGGAAAGCTGCATAACGCTGCCATGGAACGCACCATGGAAGCGCTGCAAACATGCGCAGAACGTTTAAGCAGATGGCCTGTCCGAGAAATCCGTGCTGTGGCGACGGAAGCTTGCCGACGTGCAGAAAACGGTAAAACCTTTCTTCAACAGGTCAATCAGCGTACGGGATTTGATATTCAGATCATTTCCGGGCGGGAAGAAGCCAGTCTTGCTGTAGAAAGCTGCGCCAACCTGCTGCACAACCCGCGCTTTGGGCCGCCACGTAATCGGGCTTTACTGTTTGATATTGGCGGCGGCTCAACTGAGATTGCATGGGTACGCACAGATTCCGCGCGCCAAACAGAAGAGCTCATTGGGTATCTCAGCCTGCCGGTTGGTGTCATCACACTTTCCGAACAGTTTGGTCATGCATACAGCACAGATGATCGCACCTATCGTAAAATGGTGGAGCATACACGGCACCATCTGCGTGAGTTCGAGAACGTCTACCGGATCAGGCCGGAAATTAGGCGCAAGCAAACACGCCTGATAGGCACTAGTGGCACAGTTACAACGCTTGCCAGCCTTATCTTAAATCTGCCGCGCTATGCTCGGGCAGCTGTAGATGGTTCCTTGCTCCCGGCCTCTAGCGCCAGATTGGCTGTGCGCACTTTGCAAAAAATGGGTGCTGATGGCATTGCCCGGCATCCCTGTATTGGCCCGGATCGCGCACCTTTTGTTTTGCCCGGCTGTGCCATTTTTGAAGCCATTCATGATGTCTGGCCGGTAGAAGATATTATTGTTGCAGACAGAGGGCTGCGCGATGGCATGGTTTTGCGTATGATCCGCGGCAAATCGGGTATGGCTTCTCGCCGCAATCGTGCGTCTTTATCCATTCCCCCTCATCTTCGCCACTCCATGCAGGCAACAGGCTTATGA
- a CDS encoding RlmE family RNA methyltransferase, which yields MTEKKNRPTGSSTLRVPGRARKSSATPGSRLMQNDSDAPQKMRAQSVSLRTARGRTTAQQRWLSRQLNDPYVQAAHKQGWRSRAAFKLIELDDRFHLIRPGMRIVDLGAAPGGWTQVLVKRGAEQVVGVDLLPVEPVAGAEIIEGDFTDPEMDARLISMLGGKADLVVSDMAPNTTGHAPTDHVRIIGLAEEALYFAFDILAEGGGFVAKVFQGGSEKAMLNIMKQAFTQVRHAKPPASRKDSSELYVVATGFRPDRINTQTA from the coding sequence ATGACTGAAAAGAAAAACCGCCCCACTGGCAGTTCAACGTTGCGCGTACCTGGCCGTGCCCGCAAGAGCAGCGCAACACCCGGCAGCCGATTGATGCAAAATGATTCTGATGCCCCGCAAAAAATGCGTGCGCAGTCGGTGTCATTACGCACAGCGCGCGGACGCACAACAGCTCAACAACGTTGGCTCTCTCGGCAATTGAATGACCCTTACGTGCAAGCTGCACACAAACAGGGCTGGCGTTCACGCGCGGCATTCAAGCTGATTGAACTTGATGATCGCTTCCACCTTATTCGTCCTGGCATGCGCATTGTAGACCTTGGAGCTGCCCCTGGTGGGTGGACGCAGGTTCTGGTCAAACGCGGCGCAGAACAGGTTGTAGGGGTGGATCTTCTGCCCGTAGAACCCGTAGCTGGCGCAGAAATTATTGAGGGCGATTTTACAGACCCAGAAATGGATGCGCGCCTTATTTCCATGCTGGGCGGCAAAGCTGATCTGGTTGTATCTGACATGGCCCCCAATACAACGGGCCACGCGCCAACAGACCATGTGCGGATTATTGGCTTAGCAGAAGAAGCCTTGTACTTTGCCTTTGATATTTTGGCAGAAGGTGGTGGGTTTGTTGCCAAGGTGTTTCAGGGCGGTTCAGAAAAAGCCATGCTGAATATCATGAAGCAGGCCTTTACGCAGGTTCGGCACGCCAAACCGCCTGCAAGTCGTAAAGATTCCAGCGAGCTTTACGTGGTTGCCACCGGATTTCGCCCAGACCGTATCAATACACAGACCGCATAA
- a CDS encoding sulfurtransferase TusA family protein, with product MNETVLDARGLNCPLPVLKANRVLRTMQPGERLRILATDRASITDFQVFCRETGHALIAFTDENSVFCFTVKCRASAPANKPN from the coding sequence ATGAATGAAACTGTTCTTGACGCACGCGGGCTTAATTGTCCACTTCCCGTGCTCAAGGCCAACCGTGTTCTCCGAACAATGCAACCGGGAGAACGGCTTCGAATATTAGCAACGGATCGCGCTTCCATAACCGATTTTCAGGTGTTCTGCCGCGAAACCGGCCATGCCCTTATCGCCTTTACGGATGAGAACAGCGTATTCTGTTTTACCGTAAAATGTCGCGCCAGCGCGCCTGCAAACAAGCCAAACTAA
- a CDS encoding exodeoxyribonuclease VII small subunit: MTDRNPRAMSDNIKSLSFEDALSELEKIVRDLEGGQLKLEDAITAYERGAALRQHCEAKLSEAEARVQAIVQRSDGTLNMKPMD, from the coding sequence ATGACGGATAGGAACCCCCGCGCCATGTCGGACAACATCAAATCACTGTCTTTCGAAGATGCGCTTTCCGAGCTGGAAAAAATTGTGCGCGACTTGGAAGGCGGGCAGCTAAAGCTGGAAGATGCAATAACGGCCTATGAACGCGGGGCTGCCCTACGGCAACATTGTGAGGCCAAGCTTAGCGAGGCTGAGGCCCGCGTGCAGGCGATCGTGCAGCGTTCTGATGGAACGCTGAACATGAAACCTATGGACTGA
- a CDS encoding polyprenyl synthetase family protein has translation MSMTNPTHPSINRASDNGALLKQDMAARARVIEHTIDTLLPPTTGGDARLIEAMRYATLGGGKRLRGYLAIVTASLFGVPESQSARVAASVEMLHAYSLVHDDLPAMDDDDMRRGQPSTHRKFDEATAILAGDALQTKAFEILAASQTHTDASVRIDLISAFAEASGAAGMVGGQMIDMEGEGRALPLEEVRHLHALKTGCLIRYSAESGAILGQASPDLRRRLRSYGANIGAAFQIADDVLDATATAEELGKTAGKDEASGKSTFVALLGIEGAKAEALRVTEEAIADLEPFGAQADRLRDLAYYVIERKN, from the coding sequence ATGTCGATGACAAACCCGACACACCCCTCTATCAATCGTGCATCAGATAATGGCGCTCTGCTTAAGCAGGATATGGCTGCACGTGCCCGCGTTATTGAACACACGATTGATACCTTACTCCCCCCTACAACAGGAGGCGATGCGCGGCTGATCGAAGCCATGCGCTACGCAACACTTGGGGGCGGTAAGCGGTTACGTGGCTATCTTGCCATTGTAACGGCCAGCCTTTTTGGTGTTCCAGAAAGTCAGTCCGCACGCGTCGCTGCGTCTGTTGAAATGCTGCACGCTTACTCTCTGGTGCATGATGATCTTCCCGCCATGGACGATGATGATATGCGCCGGGGCCAGCCTTCTACGCATCGCAAATTTGATGAGGCCACAGCCATTCTGGCTGGAGACGCCCTTCAAACCAAAGCATTCGAAATTCTGGCAGCCAGCCAGACCCATACGGATGCAAGCGTGCGTATTGATCTGATTTCCGCCTTTGCCGAGGCTTCTGGTGCTGCTGGCATGGTTGGTGGCCAGATGATTGATATGGAAGGCGAAGGCCGCGCGCTTCCGCTTGAAGAAGTGCGCCATCTCCACGCTCTCAAAACCGGCTGCCTGATCCGTTATTCCGCAGAATCTGGCGCCATTCTGGGTCAGGCATCTCCTGATCTGCGGCGGCGTCTGCGTTCCTATGGCGCAAATATTGGCGCAGCTTTCCAGATTGCAGATGACGTGCTTGATGCAACAGCCACAGCAGAAGAACTGGGCAAAACGGCTGGTAAGGATGAAGCTTCAGGCAAATCCACCTTTGTTGCCCTGCTGGGTATTGAGGGCGCCAAAGCAGAAGCTCTGCGCGTAACAGAAGAAGCCATTGCCGATCTGGAACCCTTTGGTGCACAGGCAGATCGTCTGCGTGATCTGGCCTATTATGTGATCGAACGGAAAAACTGA
- the dxs gene encoding 1-deoxy-D-xylulose-5-phosphate synthase, which yields MTNQPHTSPIPTLGRFPALDRVEYPADLRNLSVEQLKQVADELRAETVDAVSTTGGHLGASLGVVELTVALHAVFDTPDDKVIWDVGHQAYPHKILTGRRDRIRTLRQPGGLSGFTRRAESKYDPFGAAHSSTSISAGLGMAVAHHLRAEEDPSYRERNVIAVIGDGSISAGMAYEAMNNAAVAGPGAERLIVILNDNEMSIAPPVGAMSNYLSRLMSSRKFMGLRELAGKFVKKLPAPVERTARKADEYARGMITGGTLFEELGFYYVGPVDGHDLPQLVSILRNLRDTDNGPIMLHVITEKGHGYQPAEKAGDKYHAVAKFNVVTGEQKKGPAGPPSYTSVFSRELTRRAATDNKIAAITAAMPSGTGLDAFAKAYPDRFFDVGIAEQHAVTFAAGMATEGLRPFCAIYSTFLQRAYDQVMHDVVLQKLPVRFAIDRAGLVGADGATHAGSFDIAYLGCLPGMTIMAPSDEVELLHMTATAALFDEGPLALRYPRGSGLGLDLPAEGTPLEIGKGRIIREMGGQSRPEKGGVAILSLGPRLAECLKAADMLAARGLPPTVADARFAKPFDTELVENLARNHAVLITIEEGSEGGFGSLVGHHLARTGLLDNVRFRPLTLPDRFIDHNTQAAQYAEAGLSAPHIVGTALSALGVDITEQMA from the coding sequence ATGACCAATCAGCCCCACACTTCACCGATTCCGACGTTAGGGCGTTTTCCTGCGCTGGACCGGGTTGAGTATCCGGCGGATCTGCGCAATCTCTCGGTTGAGCAGCTTAAGCAGGTTGCGGATGAACTGCGGGCCGAAACGGTGGACGCGGTTTCCACCACGGGGGGGCACCTTGGGGCCTCCTTGGGTGTTGTGGAGCTGACGGTTGCCCTGCATGCGGTGTTTGACACCCCGGATGACAAGGTGATCTGGGATGTGGGCCATCAGGCCTACCCTCACAAGATTTTGACCGGGCGGCGTGACCGTATCCGCACCCTGCGCCAGCCAGGTGGCCTTTCAGGCTTTACCCGCCGTGCAGAAAGCAAATACGATCCGTTTGGGGCGGCCCATTCCTCCACCTCCATTTCCGCCGGACTCGGCATGGCCGTGGCCCACCACTTGCGGGCGGAGGAAGACCCCAGCTACCGCGAACGCAATGTGATTGCCGTAATTGGCGATGGCTCCATTTCCGCCGGTATGGCGTATGAGGCCATGAACAACGCCGCCGTGGCTGGCCCGGGTGCTGAACGGCTGATTGTCATCCTGAACGACAACGAGATGTCCATTGCCCCACCTGTGGGCGCAATGTCGAACTACCTGTCGCGCCTGATGTCTTCACGCAAGTTCATGGGCCTGCGTGAACTGGCTGGCAAGTTTGTCAAAAAGCTGCCTGCCCCTGTGGAACGCACAGCCCGCAAAGCCGATGAATATGCCCGCGGCATGATTACCGGCGGCACGCTGTTTGAAGAACTGGGCTTTTACTACGTTGGCCCCGTAGATGGGCATGATCTGCCGCAGTTGGTCTCTATCCTGCGCAACCTGCGCGATACGGATAACGGCCCCATCATGCTGCATGTCATCACGGAAAAAGGCCATGGCTATCAGCCAGCCGAAAAAGCCGGGGACAAGTATCACGCTGTTGCCAAGTTCAACGTTGTCACCGGTGAGCAGAAAAAAGGCCCCGCAGGGCCGCCGAGCTACACTTCCGTGTTCTCCCGCGAGCTCACGCGCCGTGCCGCCACCGACAACAAGATTGCCGCCATCACCGCCGCCATGCCGTCTGGCACGGGGCTGGATGCCTTCGCCAAAGCATATCCGGACCGGTTTTTTGATGTGGGCATTGCCGAGCAGCATGCCGTCACCTTTGCCGCAGGTATGGCTACGGAAGGGCTGCGCCCGTTCTGCGCCATTTATTCCACCTTCCTCCAGCGCGCCTATGATCAGGTGATGCACGATGTAGTGCTGCAAAAGCTGCCCGTGCGCTTTGCCATTGACCGCGCCGGTCTGGTGGGGGCCGATGGCGCCACCCATGCTGGCTCGTTTGACATTGCCTATCTGGGCTGCCTGCCGGGCATGACCATTATGGCCCCATCCGATGAGGTGGAACTGCTGCACATGACAGCAACCGCCGCTCTGTTTGATGAAGGCCCGCTTGCCCTGCGCTACCCGCGTGGCAGTGGCCTTGGGCTGGACCTGCCTGCCGAGGGCACACCGCTGGAAATTGGCAAGGGCCGTATCATCCGTGAAATGGGTGGGCAGTCCAGGCCGGAAAAAGGTGGCGTGGCCATTCTCTCGCTTGGCCCGCGTCTGGCTGAGTGCCTGAAAGCCGCAGACATGCTGGCCGCCCGTGGCCTGCCGCCCACCGTGGCGGATGCCCGCTTTGCCAAGCCCTTTGATACGGAACTGGTGGAAAACCTGGCCCGCAACCATGCGGTACTGATTACGATTGAGGAAGGTTCGGAAGGTGGCTTTGGCTCCCTTGTCGGGCACCATCTGGCCCGCACAGGCCTTTTGGACAACGTGCGTTTCCGCCCCCTTACCCTGCCAGACCGCTTCATTGACCATAATACTCAAGCCGCCCAATATGCCGAAGCCGGGCTCTCCGCTCCGCACATCGTCGGAACCGCTCTAAGCGCATTGGGCGTTGATATTACGGAACAGATGGCCTGA
- a CDS encoding TlyA family RNA methyltransferase, with translation MARRRVDQLLVDRGLVESRTKAQALIMAGLVFSGEKRVAKAGDQVPEDALLQARGQEHPWVSRGGCKLAHAIEHFSLSPEGRVCLDVGASTGGFTDVLLTHGAKHVYAVDVGHGQLAWKLRSDPRVTVLEKCNARYLDNTTIPEAPSVVVCDASFIGLRTVLPAALALTTENAWAVALIKPQFEAGRDQIGAKGVVRDPAVHDAVCETIFSWWSSLPGWKVLGIEPSPITGPEGNREFLIAAERI, from the coding sequence ATGGCAAGACGTCGTGTTGACCAGCTTCTTGTAGACAGGGGGCTGGTTGAAAGCCGCACAAAAGCACAAGCCCTTATTATGGCTGGGCTTGTGTTTTCTGGTGAAAAACGCGTAGCCAAAGCTGGGGATCAGGTTCCTGAAGATGCACTACTGCAAGCGCGCGGGCAGGAACATCCTTGGGTGTCTCGCGGCGGATGCAAGCTGGCTCATGCCATTGAACATTTTAGCCTTTCTCCAGAAGGGCGCGTCTGCTTAGATGTTGGCGCTTCAACCGGTGGGTTTACAGATGTGCTTCTTACCCACGGCGCTAAACACGTTTACGCTGTTGATGTTGGGCACGGACAACTGGCATGGAAATTGCGGTCTGACCCACGCGTAACTGTGCTGGAAAAGTGCAACGCCCGATATCTGGATAATACAACCATACCGGAAGCCCCTTCCGTGGTTGTGTGTGATGCCAGCTTTATCGGCCTACGCACAGTGCTCCCTGCTGCGTTGGCACTTACCACAGAAAACGCTTGGGCTGTCGCGTTGATCAAACCTCAGTTTGAAGCCGGGCGCGATCAAATAGGAGCTAAGGGCGTCGTGCGTGATCCTGCAGTGCATGATGCTGTTTGCGAAACCATTTTTTCTTGGTGGAGTAGCCTTCCCGGCTGGAAAGTGCTCGGAATTGAACCCAGCCCTATTACCGGACCAGAAGGAAACCGAGAGTTTCTTATCGCGGCTGAACGCATCTAG
- the rlmN gene encoding 23S rRNA (adenine(2503)-C(2))-methyltransferase RlmN: protein MSSRTYTSTSADANSSALTDLNAEERSRILAKAALFSPPSATLSDGRRDLVGLSRDELTDILTEIGEKPFRTKQLWHWIYHQGVTDFSRMSTIAKPLQQKLAERFIIGRPEAATVQTSSDETRKFLFRFRDGQEAETVYIPDRREDRGAVCISSQVGCTLSCTFCHTGTQKLVRNLGAAEIVSQFMAARDSYGEWPSPKGETPRLLSTIVLMGMGEPLYNYENVAKAMKIIMDGEGIGLSRRRITLSTSGVVPLMDRCGDELGINLAVSLHAVRNDLRDEIVPLNRKYPIEEVLAACRRYPAASNARRITFEYIMLRGINDSEADARELVRLISGIPAKVNLIPFNPWPGSDYKPSTREQQNRFAEIVMNAGFASPIRTPRGRDILAACGQLKTASERARASAVPVSE, encoded by the coding sequence ATGTCTTCCCGCACTTATACTTCCACATCAGCTGATGCTAACAGCTCAGCCCTTACCGATCTGAACGCGGAAGAACGTTCACGCATTTTGGCCAAGGCTGCGCTTTTTAGCCCCCCATCTGCCACTCTATCCGATGGACGGAGAGATCTGGTTGGGCTTTCACGCGATGAACTCACGGATATTCTGACAGAAATTGGTGAAAAACCCTTCCGCACCAAACAGCTCTGGCACTGGATTTATCATCAGGGTGTGACAGATTTTTCTCGGATGAGCACCATAGCCAAACCTCTTCAGCAAAAATTGGCTGAACGGTTTATTATTGGTCGCCCAGAAGCCGCAACGGTTCAGACATCATCAGATGAAACACGTAAATTTCTGTTCCGTTTTCGTGATGGGCAGGAAGCTGAAACCGTTTACATCCCTGATCGGCGCGAAGATCGTGGCGCTGTATGCATCTCATCACAAGTTGGGTGCACACTTTCCTGCACTTTTTGCCATACAGGCACGCAAAAGCTGGTACGTAACCTCGGGGCGGCCGAAATTGTCAGCCAATTCATGGCTGCGCGGGATTCCTACGGAGAATGGCCCAGCCCCAAAGGCGAAACCCCACGCCTTCTCTCCACCATTGTGCTGATGGGTATGGGCGAGCCGCTCTATAATTATGAGAATGTTGCCAAAGCCATGAAAATTATCATGGATGGCGAAGGTATTGGGCTTTCTCGTCGACGCATCACACTTTCTACGTCTGGTGTTGTGCCTCTCATGGACCGTTGCGGCGATGAACTCGGGATCAATCTAGCGGTTTCCCTGCACGCAGTAAGAAATGATCTGCGTGATGAAATTGTGCCGCTAAACAGAAAATATCCGATAGAGGAAGTATTGGCAGCCTGCAGGCGCTACCCTGCGGCCAGCAATGCCCGTCGTATTACGTTTGAATACATTATGCTGCGCGGCATAAACGATAGCGAAGCCGATGCGCGGGAGCTTGTGCGCCTGATTTCTGGCATTCCGGCAAAAGTTAATCTTATTCCGTTCAATCCGTGGCCGGGTAGCGATTACAAGCCTTCTACGCGGGAACAGCAAAACCGGTTTGCAGAAATTGTTATGAATGCAGGATTTGCCTCCCCTATCCGCACACCTCGTGGGCGAGATATTCTGGCAGCCTGTGGGCAATTAAAAACCGCAAGTGAACGCGCGCGCGCAAGTGCTGTACCTGTTTCGGAATAA